From Fulvivirga lutea:
GCGCTTGACCAAAAATTTTACAGCGGCCAGCTGCTTAATGAGGAAAATGGAGCTACACTTATTTTGGTTTCCATTAATCGTGAAGTGTTAAACTCACCGAAACGATTAGAACTTACCGCGGAAATTCAAAAATACGGAGCAGCATTTGAAGAAATTACGGGTATAGAGCTGCGTTATGCGGGTCTTCCATTTGTCAGATCAGTTGTTGCAGGTAACGTGAGGAACGAAATGCAGATGTTTCTTCTGCTATCGGTAGTAGTTACAGGTATCATTCTCTTTGCATTTTTCAGAACGTGGGATGCAGTTGTTTTCCCAATGACAATCATTGCAGTCGTAGTGGTTTGGGTCATGGGCTCTCTGGCATTATTTGGATATAAAATCACAATACTTACCGGATTAATTCCACCTGTCATTGTCGTCATTGGTATACCCAACAGTGTATATCTCTTAAATAAATATCATCAGGAGTTTGAGAAACATGGCAATAAGGTAATGGCTATTAGCCGCGTAGTTCGTAAAATAGGTCTAGTAACACTGATTACTAATTTTACTACTGCTGTTGGTTTTCTAGTGTTAATGAGTACAGACATTACCATTCTTCGAGAGTTTGGTATTGTAGCCGGAATAAATATCATGGCTACTTTCTTGGTGAGCATCATCCTTATTCCTGCTGTATTTTCATGGCTACCTTCACCGGGAGGTAAGCAATTAAAGCATTTAAGATTTAGAGGGATTGATTATGTGCTGACTCAAATGGACATCCTTGTCCATAGACATAGAATAGCAATCTACTCTGTTACAGTTGCCTTGGTAGTAATTTCAGCCATAGGTATGTATAAGATTGAGGCGATCAGCTACATGGTGGATGATATCCCGGCAAAGAGTCAGATAAAGAAAGATCTTAGATTTTTTGAGAAACACTTTAGTGGCATTATGCCATTGGAGGTTATTGTTGATACTCAAAAAAGACGAGGAGTTATTGATCTGGATAACCTTGAAAAACTGGAAGAGTTGGAGGAATTTTTGGGTGATCAAAGGGATATTTCAAACCCTGTAAGTGTCGTAAACTTTGTAAAAGCTTCAAAGCAGGCATTTTATAACAATAACCCGGCTCGCTACAGCCTACCAAGTAATAGAGAAAAGAATTTCATTTTGCGTTACATGCGTAATCAGGAAGATAGTTCAGGATTGTTCAATTCATTTGTAGATTCTACACTCACTAAAATGCGAATGAGCATGCAAATTGCCGATGTAGGTTCTCATAAAATGGATTCCTTGATAAAGGGAGTTGTTCAACCTAAAATAGATTCAATAACGGCCGGAACGGATATGAAAATTAGCGTGACGGGGACTACGCCATTATTTATTAAGGGGAATAAATTCTTAATTAAAAATTTATGGTTTAGCCTTTGCCTTGCCTTTATCATTATTGCCATAATCATGGCTATGCTATTTGCCAATTTTAGAATGATCGTAATTTCACTTATTCCTAACGTAATTCCTTTAATGATTACAGCAGGAATTATGGGGTTTGCAGGCATTCCATTAAAACCAAGTACGGCATTAATTTTCAGTATAGTGTTTGGTATCTCAGTAGATGATTCTATTCACTTTTTAGCTAAGTACCGCCAGGAATTATTTGCCAATAAATTCTTTGTGCCATTAGCCATAAGTAAGAGTTTAAAAGAAACAGGAGCAAGTATGATGTATACTTCTATTATCCTGTTTGCTGGTTTTATCATTTTTGTTTGGTCAGATTTTGGCGGAACAGTGGCTTTGGGAATTCTTACTTCT
This genomic window contains:
- a CDS encoding efflux RND transporter permease subunit, which produces MWTKLSHIIIKQRLLLVSILVLITAFMGYHARNVEMSYDFMKTVPADDPDMVEFQKFKELFGEDGNLVALGVLDSAVYELDNFKKFNELSKQLNGIEGVNSVLSLPLIKRLEKNTAEKRFDIVPIFGDNIASNKEEFDSLLQVALDQKFYSGQLLNEENGATLILVSINREVLNSPKRLELTAEIQKYGAAFEEITGIELRYAGLPFVRSVVAGNVRNEMQMFLLLSVVVTGIILFAFFRTWDAVVFPMTIIAVVVVWVMGSLALFGYKITILTGLIPPVIVVIGIPNSVYLLNKYHQEFEKHGNKVMAISRVVRKIGLVTLITNFTTAVGFLVLMSTDITILREFGIVAGINIMATFLVSIILIPAVFSWLPSPGGKQLKHLRFRGIDYVLTQMDILVHRHRIAIYSVTVALVVISAIGMYKIEAISYMVDDIPAKSQIKKDLRFFEKHFSGIMPLEVIVDTQKRRGVIDLDNLEKLEELEEFLGDQRDISNPVSVVNFVKASKQAFYNNNPARYSLPSNREKNFILRYMRNQEDSSGLFNSFVDSTLTKMRMSMQIADVGSHKMDSLIKGVVQPKIDSITAGTDMKISVTGTTPLFIKGNKFLIKNLWFSLCLAFIIIAIIMAMLFANFRMIVISLIPNVIPLMITAGIMGFAGIPLKPSTALIFSIVFGISVDDSIHFLAKYRQELFANKFFVPLAISKSLKETGASMMYTSIILFAGFIIFVWSDFGGTVALGILTSITLLIAMITNLILLPSLLMTFDSGKRRKDVHPLIEQYDDGFYQEDEDEEIDLDLIKVVDTDSSDNKENNS